The following coding sequences lie in one Mesorhizobium sp. DCY119 genomic window:
- a CDS encoding multidrug efflux MFS transporter → MDARTDKSSEPAIDEGHSAHWRKNLFVCLIGSFTTIVAMTLLLPFLPLYVEQLGVTDHAAIVQWSGIAYGATFFSAALVAPLWGRLGDRYGRKSMLIRASLGMAVSMSLMGMAENIWQLLGLRLFAGIAGGYTSGSMILVATQTPKNRSGWALGTLSSGIMAGNLVGPLIGGALPPLIGIRQTFFLAGGIIFITFLATTFLIREEKRPQRKKAAKESAGWSAVPDKRPVLAMIVTGLLLMIAIMSIEPIITVYVAQLVADAGKVTMISGLTMSAAALGSIVSASQLGKLADRIGHWTVITGCLAVSAVLLVPQAFVTASWQLVFLRFLMGLALGGLLPCIAAVIRHNVPDRIAGNILGISTSSQYAGQVIGPLAGGFVGGHIGMRAVFLGTAVLMAGGAVYNWLARPKA, encoded by the coding sequence ATGGATGCCCGCACCGACAAGTCTTCCGAACCCGCCATTGACGAGGGCCATTCCGCACATTGGCGGAAGAACCTGTTCGTCTGCCTGATCGGCTCCTTCACCACCATCGTCGCCATGACGCTGCTGCTGCCGTTCCTGCCGCTCTATGTCGAGCAGCTTGGCGTCACCGATCACGCAGCGATCGTGCAATGGTCCGGCATCGCCTACGGCGCGACCTTCTTTTCGGCCGCGCTGGTTGCGCCGCTCTGGGGGCGTCTCGGCGACCGCTATGGCCGCAAATCGATGCTGATCCGCGCCAGCCTCGGCATGGCCGTGTCCATGTCGCTGATGGGCATGGCCGAAAATATCTGGCAGCTGTTGGGCTTGCGCCTCTTTGCCGGCATTGCCGGCGGCTACACCTCCGGCTCGATGATCCTCGTCGCTACGCAGACGCCGAAGAACAGGTCGGGCTGGGCGCTCGGCACGCTGTCGTCCGGCATCATGGCCGGCAATCTCGTCGGCCCGTTGATCGGCGGTGCGTTGCCGCCACTGATCGGCATCCGCCAGACGTTTTTCCTGGCCGGCGGCATCATCTTCATAACCTTCCTGGCGACGACCTTCCTCATCCGCGAGGAAAAGCGCCCGCAACGCAAGAAGGCGGCGAAGGAAAGCGCCGGCTGGTCGGCCGTGCCCGACAAGCGGCCGGTGCTGGCCATGATCGTGACCGGCCTCCTGCTGATGATCGCCATCATGTCGATCGAGCCGATCATCACCGTCTATGTCGCGCAGCTTGTGGCCGATGCCGGCAAGGTGACCATGATCTCCGGCCTCACCATGTCGGCGGCGGCCCTTGGCAGCATCGTGTCGGCCTCGCAGCTGGGCAAGCTCGCCGACCGCATCGGCCATTGGACGGTCATCACCGGCTGCCTCGCCGTCTCAGCTGTCCTGCTCGTCCCGCAGGCCTTCGTCACGGCAAGCTGGCAGCTGGTCTTCCTGCGCTTCCTCATGGGGCTGGCGCTGGGCGGGCTTTTGCCCTGCATCGCCGCCGTCATCCGTCACAATGTGCCGGACCGCATCGCCGGCAACATCCTCGGCATTTCGACCTCGTCGCAATATGCCGGGCAGGTCATCGGGCCGCTCGCCGGCGGCTTCGTCGGCGGCCATATCGGCATGCGCGCCGTCTTCCTCGGCACGGCGGTGCTGATGGCCGGCGGAGCCGTCTACAACTGGCTGGCGAGACCAAAAGCATGA
- a CDS encoding Flp family type IVb pilin, with amino-acid sequence MRQLFQRFFRDESGATVIEYAVIVTVLSLVIVGGVGQASNALQYLFSSTDSELVKVLGK; translated from the coding sequence ATGCGACAGCTGTTCCAGCGGTTTTTCAGGGATGAAAGTGGCGCAACCGTTATCGAGTATGCGGTCATCGTCACCGTGTTGTCGCTGGTTATCGTCGGAGGCGTCGGCCAGGCCAGCAACGCGCTCCAGTATCTCTTCAGCAGCACCGACAGCGAACTTGTGAAAGTGCTTGGAAAGTAG
- a CDS encoding methyltransferase domain-containing protein: protein MQPIFDTSLMIERKRRALAKGVEGADFLMARVAEDLSERLAAVERRFENAITVFCVTPAAKDAVLASSKAQSVLRVEADNAFLGGDAGVIVEPETLPLEPESVDLAVSLLALQEVNDIPGMLIQIRRALRPDGLFLGAMAGSDTLNELRESLLAAESEILGGVSPRVIPFTDVRDAGALLQRSGFALPVTDVETVTVRYDHMFALIADLRAMGAANALIARSRRPATRELFRRAAEIYAERFSDPDGRIRATFSFIWLSGWAPDASQQKPLKPGSAQVSLAKILGEAKDD from the coding sequence TTGCAGCCGATTTTCGACACCAGCCTCATGATCGAACGCAAGCGCCGCGCGCTGGCGAAAGGCGTCGAGGGCGCGGACTTCCTGATGGCGCGGGTGGCCGAGGACCTTTCCGAGCGGCTCGCGGCGGTCGAACGGCGCTTCGAGAATGCGATAACCGTTTTCTGCGTCACGCCTGCTGCGAAGGATGCGGTGCTTGCGAGCAGCAAGGCGCAAAGCGTGCTGCGGGTCGAGGCCGACAATGCCTTTCTCGGTGGCGATGCGGGCGTGATCGTCGAGCCGGAAACCCTGCCGCTGGAGCCGGAAAGCGTCGATCTGGCCGTTTCCCTGCTGGCCTTGCAGGAAGTGAACGACATTCCGGGCATGCTGATCCAGATCCGCCGTGCCTTGAGGCCGGACGGTTTGTTCCTGGGCGCGATGGCAGGCTCGGACACGCTGAACGAGTTGCGCGAGAGCCTGCTGGCAGCCGAAAGCGAAATTTTGGGCGGCGTCAGCCCGCGCGTCATTCCTTTCACCGACGTACGCGACGCCGGCGCCCTGCTCCAGCGTTCGGGCTTTGCGCTGCCAGTCACCGATGTCGAGACGGTGACGGTGCGCTACGACCATATGTTTGCGCTGATCGCCGACCTGCGCGCCATGGGTGCTGCCAATGCACTGATCGCACGTTCGCGCAGGCCGGCGACACGCGAACTGTTCCGCCGCGCCGCCGAAATCTATGCCGAGCGCTTTTCCGACCCGGACGGGCGCATCCGGGCGACGTTTTCGTTCATCTGGCTGTCTGGATGGGCACCGGACGCTTCGCAGCAGAAGCCGCTCAAGCCGGGCTCGGCGCAGGTTTCGCTGGCGAAGATTCTGGGAGAAGCGAAAGACGATTAG